The nucleotide window ATTTTGTTGTATGTAATTGAAAAAACCAACGAAAATCCAGTGGCGGTGTCATTGATTTCTGTTGCGGAGTTTGCACCAATCTTTTTGTTTTCATTTATTGGTGGTACGTTCGCAGACAGGTGGCGACCGAAACGAACGATGATTTGGTGCGATGTATTAAGCGCGGTTTCTGTATTTGTGGTGCTGTTAACCCTCGTGTTCGGAAGCTGGAAGATGATTTTCTTTGCTACGCTGGTGTCGTCCATTCTTTCGCAATTCTCACAGCCGGCTGGTATGAAATTATTTAAACTGCACGTGCCGGCGGAGCTTGTACAAATGGGAATGTCTATGTATCAAACATTGTTTGCGCTATTTATGATTTTAGGGCCTATTCTGGGGACATTTGTGTACCAACGCTTCGGTATCATGGCGGCAGTAGCGGTGATGGGCGTTGCATTTTTATGCTCGGCAGCCGCACTAGTGATGTTGCCGGCAGACCCTGAGGCTACAGATGAAAAGCGCGGTACAACATTGGTAGAAGAAATGAAAGCAGGTTTTCGTTATGTATTAAATAGCAGGCCGCTTACATTGTTAGGTGGCTGCTTCGCCGCAGCAGGACTTGCGATTGGACTAACGCAGCCGCTTAGTGTGTTTCTTGTAACAGAAAGACTTGGTTTGCCGAAGGAAGATCTGCAGTGGCTGATGACTGCATTTGGTGTTGGGATGATTTTAGGCGGTGGTATTACGATAGCCATCTCCAAAAAAGTACCACCGCAAGTGCTTCTTGCGATGGGGATGGCGGCAAGCGCCGTTGGGTTTGTTATGTTAGGCTTCTCAACCGCGTTTTGGCTCACGCTAACAGCGCAGTTTGTGTCTGGCTTGTTCATGCCGTGCATTCATATCGGCATCAATACAATGATTCTGCAAAATACGGAAGAATCATTTATAGGACGTGTAAACGGCATACTCAATCCTCTTTTCATGGGAACGATGGTGATTAGCATGTCTGCATCCGGCTGGCTAAAAACACATATGTCTATCGTATATATTTATGAAGTGGCCGCAATCCTTCTGGCGCTTGGAATTTTGACGCTTGTACCGCTTATGAAGAAGAGAAGAAATGAGGCTACAGCAGAAGGAATGTAAGGAAGAGGCACAGCGAAAAGCTGTGCTTTTTCTATGTAGAATAACGTTCATCGCGTATGTATGCTTTTACGAGATAGTTGCTCCTCTTAAGTTCTAGTCTCACTAAATATCACAAATTCTACTTATCTAATTTCTGAATATTTAATTAAAAATCGCGGTTATTTATATTATAATAATATGAACTGGTTTTAAATTACATTTTGATGAGGGTGGGTATATATGCTACAAGAGTTAAAGAGGAATATTTCTTCCGTTTTTATTGGTAAAGAACATGTGGTAGATTTATTGCTCGTATCGTTGCTTGCTGATGGACATGTTTTACTTGAAGACGTACCAGGTACAGGAAAAACGTTGTTAGCGAAAACGTTGGCGAAAAGTATTGGGGGACAATTTTCAAGAATTCAGTTTACACCAGATGTTCTGCCTGGCGATGTGACAGGTATGGAGTATTTTAATCCAAAGCTTGGTGACTTTACGATGCGTCTTGGTCCTGTTGTTGCGAATGTCCTGCTTGCTGATGAAATTAACCGTGCGATGCCGCGGACGCAATCGAGTTTATTAGAAGCAATGGAAGAGCGTCAAGTGACGATTGAAGGACGAACAACGCCGCTGCCGCGACCGTTTTTTGTAATCGCAACCCAAAATCCAATCGAATCACAAGGAACATTTCCGCTTCCCGATGCGCAATTGGATCGCTTTTTAATGACAGTTCCAATCGGCTATCCAAATGCGCAAGAGGAGCTAGAAAT belongs to Ectobacillus sp. JY-23 and includes:
- a CDS encoding MoxR family ATPase, whose amino-acid sequence is MLQELKRNISSVFIGKEHVVDLLLVSLLADGHVLLEDVPGTGKTLLAKTLAKSIGGQFSRIQFTPDVLPGDVTGMEYFNPKLGDFTMRLGPVVANVLLADEINRAMPRTQSSLLEAMEERQVTIEGRTTPLPRPFFVIATQNPIESQGTFPLPDAQLDRFLMTVPIGYPNAQEELEIIRRFRQHQPFEALEAVIDTSVICTLQEQVKTVHMTTVVEEYLIRLAQATRQHEYIEVGISPRGTLALMRAAQAFAFLQGRTYCTPQDMQTMLPYVWSHRLVLSMEGTLRVTKQEALNNIVTSVDVPVEIEGR
- a CDS encoding MFS transporter codes for the protein MSETMEGPKASFGQLFQNRVIRTILVSVLFLQIGIWVRNYSILLYVIEKTNENPVAVSLISVAEFAPIFLFSFIGGTFADRWRPKRTMIWCDVLSAVSVFVVLLTLVFGSWKMIFFATLVSSILSQFSQPAGMKLFKLHVPAELVQMGMSMYQTLFALFMILGPILGTFVYQRFGIMAAVAVMGVAFLCSAAALVMLPADPEATDEKRGTTLVEEMKAGFRYVLNSRPLTLLGGCFAAAGLAIGLTQPLSVFLVTERLGLPKEDLQWLMTAFGVGMILGGGITIAISKKVPPQVLLAMGMAASAVGFVMLGFSTAFWLTLTAQFVSGLFMPCIHIGINTMILQNTEESFIGRVNGILNPLFMGTMVISMSASGWLKTHMSIVYIYEVAAILLALGILTLVPLMKKRRNEATAEGM